The Leptospira paudalimensis region TTACGATGATTATTCAAAATCACTCTAAAACTAAGATTTGATCCTTCCGATTTCAAGTTTCAAATTTTGCCAATTAATACAATGCAAAATCTAATCATCCTTACCGTTTTACTTCTGATTTTTTCGGCAATTGTGATTGTGTATTTTTTTGAAATCTCAACTGGATTTGTTTTTTTTACATTATCCATTCTATTTTTATTAACGGGTTTGATCGAAACCAAAGAATTTTTATCTTCTTTTTTTGATGAAACTCTAATGACAATTGTAACTCTGATTTTTATATCCAGAGGTCTTGAATACAATCGATTAACGGAAGTTTTTCGAAATTTATTGCTAAATGGTTCCAAAAGATACATTTTATTTAAACTAAATGTATTCTCTTTGATTTATTCCATGTTCGTGAATAATGCAGCTGTCGTTTCGACTATGATTGGAATTTTAAGAGGGCGATACCAATACCAAAGGCCTTTTTTGATGTCAATCTCATTTGCTTCCATTCTAGGTGGTATGCTCACCTTGGTAGGAACATCAACTAATTTGATTGTAAATAATCTAAAAATGAAATCCGGATTTCCCACCTGGAATTTATTCGATTTTTTTATGATTGGTATCACTCCTGCAATTGTAGGTTTAATTTATTTGGCAAAAGCTCCTTTACGGTTGTTCGGTGATGAAGATACAAAGACAAAAGAAGGGAGCTCAATTTTTGAAGCCCGCGTTTCACCTGATTCTAAATTGATTGGTAAATCGATAGAGGAAAACGGACTTCGAAATCTTAAAAAAATATTTTTAGGAGAAGTTGTTCGCGAAAATGGAGAATTGGTATCACCTGCATCACCAACTCATATCATTCAAAAAAATGATCGTTTAGTTTTCGTTGGAGACAAGGAAGACATTCAATCAGCTGAAATTCTAAAAGATTTAATTGTCTTGGACTCAGATTCTAGTTATCTTTTGAAAAATGTAAACGAAGTTATTGTATCCGATGAATCTGATTTAATTGGACTCACACCAAAAAATGCACAATTCCGATCTAGGTTTAATGCAGTGATCATCTCAATTAGAAGAGGTGATAAGGTTTTTTTCAAAAACATTGGTGAAGAAACAATTCATTCGGGAGACCAACTCAGACTTGTGATTGGTGATGATTTTAAAAAATCTCATGCGAACGATTTAAGTTTTGTCCACTTGGAAAAAAAAGCAGAAACGAATGGAATGATTAGTTCTTTGTTGTTTTTAGGTTTTTTTATCTGCATTCTTATTTTGAATTTATTCGGATTACTTTCCTTATTCAAAGGAACACTTATTGTATTAGTATTTGCTATTTTAACAAAAATTATTTCGGTGAATTCCTTAAGAACAGAAATACCTTATAACTTAATTATGACTGTAGGATCTGCGTTTGTGATTTCAGTCGTTCTTAAGAATTTAAAAGCACCTGAATTAGTTTTATCGTTTATATTGCCGTATTTACTTCAAATGCCAGTTTTTATCTCCCTATTTCTGTTTTTTCTATTCGTCATTTTTTTAACCGAGTTTGTGAGTAACGCAGTGGCTGCAGGCATTGCATTTCCTTTTGCATTGTCTTTAGCGAATGGCCTTTCAACTGCAACGGAACCTTTTTTTTTGGTAACAGCATTTGGTGCTAGTGCTAGTTTTTTAACGCCTTTTGGTTACCACACAAACATGATGGTTTTTAGTGTTGGTCAATACAAACCATCAGATTTCCTTAAATTAGGACTCCCTCTCACAATTGCCTATATCATATTTGTGTATGTTTCGATCCTTTATAAATTTGATTTATACGTTTCTTTGTAAAATTTAATCTAACTTACTCCTTTTACTTTCATCATGTCAAATATATCTAAAGTTTGGTTTCTCCTAGACAGTGCACAGAAGAGGCGCACTGTTTATATGTTTGTTTTGATATTTTTTAGTTTGTTATTTGAATCATTTGGGATAGGGGTGATTGTTCCTTTAGTCTCGGTATTAACTGATTCGAGCCAACTAAGAGAGAATCCATATTTTGTAAATGTGATATCGTATCTCGGAAATCCGCCACTCGAGACATTGGCTGTTTACGCAATGGTTCTCATGGTAGTGTTGTATACGGTTCGAACCATTTATTTGATTTATTTTACTTGGGA contains the following coding sequences:
- a CDS encoding SLC13 family permease, translating into MPINTMQNLIILTVLLLIFSAIVIVYFFEISTGFVFFTLSILFLLTGLIETKEFLSSFFDETLMTIVTLIFISRGLEYNRLTEVFRNLLLNGSKRYILFKLNVFSLIYSMFVNNAAVVSTMIGILRGRYQYQRPFLMSISFASILGGMLTLVGTSTNLIVNNLKMKSGFPTWNLFDFFMIGITPAIVGLIYLAKAPLRLFGDEDTKTKEGSSIFEARVSPDSKLIGKSIEENGLRNLKKIFLGEVVRENGELVSPASPTHIIQKNDRLVFVGDKEDIQSAEILKDLIVLDSDSSYLLKNVNEVIVSDESDLIGLTPKNAQFRSRFNAVIISIRRGDKVFFKNIGEETIHSGDQLRLVIGDDFKKSHANDLSFVHLEKKAETNGMISSLLFLGFFICILILNLFGLLSLFKGTLIVLVFAILTKIISVNSLRTEIPYNLIMTVGSAFVISVVLKNLKAPELVLSFILPYLLQMPVFISLFLFFLFVIFLTEFVSNAVAAGIAFPFALSLANGLSTATEPFFLVTAFGASASFLTPFGYHTNMMVFSVGQYKPSDFLKLGLPLTIAYIIFVYVSILYKFDLYVSL